One stretch of Brachyhypopomus gauderio isolate BG-103 chromosome 8, BGAUD_0.2, whole genome shotgun sequence DNA includes these proteins:
- the adora3a.2 gene encoding adenosine receptor A1 gives MAEDREVIYTAVEAFIAVGCCVGNALVIWAVWTCGALRHATFCFIFSLAVADFLVGALAVPLAILVDGHAETSFGGCLFISCVVIVLTQASVFSLLGIAMDRCLRVYIPLQYKRKVKVIHSWTAVAVCWLTATLLGFIPMFEWSRHDPVAHSNSTITCKFLTVIPKSYLVNFSFLSCAFPALIIMTALYCYIFCKISQQLRRGSNCTTNSHSYYRKEQKLAYLLVLVLTLFAACWLPLHIMNTLTFYDHSVSHNAFYVGILLSHANSAVNPIVYAFKVPKIKETYRKAWSRLCLGRAERQRGQAAENHASSTTNSSGK, from the exons ATGGCTGAGGACAGAGAGGTGATCTACAcggcggtggaggcgtttatcgCCGTGGGGTGCTGCGTGGGCAACGCGTTGGTGATCTGGGCCGTGTGGACATGCGGAGCTCTCAGGCACGCCACCTTCTGCTTCATCTTCTCCCTGGCTGTGGCGGACTTCCTGGTGGGGGCCTTGGCTGTTCCCCTGGCCATACTGGTCGATGGACACGCCGAGACGTCATTTGGCGGTTGCCTGTTCATCAGCTGTGTGGTCATCGTGCTGACCCAGGCATCAGTGTTCTCCCTGCTGGGCATCGCCATGGACCGCTGCCTGCGTGTTTACATCCCTCTGCA GTACAAGAGGAAAGTTAAAGTAATACATTCATGGACGGCTGTGGCAGTGTGCTGGCTGACCGCCACTCTGTTGGGATTTATTCCCATGTTTGAATGGAGCCGCCATGACCCTGTAGCACATTCAAACTCCACCATCACTTGCAAATTCTTGACTGTCATACCCAAGTCTTACTTGGTCAATTTCAGCTTTCTGAGCTGTGCCTTTCCTGCCCTGATCATCATGACTGCTCTCTACTGCTACATCTTCTGCAAAATATCTCAGCAACTGCGAAGAGGCTCTAATTGTACCACCAATTCCCATTCATATTACCGTAAAGAGCAGAAGTTGGCCTATTTGCTGGTCCTGGTTCTGACTCTTTTCGCAGCCTGCTGGCTGCCTTTACACATCATGAATACCCTTACGTTCTATGACCACAGTGTCTCCCACAATGCTTTCTATGTCGGCATCCTCCTCTCCCATGCAAATTCGGCAGTGAACCCCATCGTGTACGCTTTCAAGGTACCGAAGATAAAAGAGACGTACAGGAAGGCCTGGAGTAGGCTCTGCCTGGGTCGGGCTGAACGGCAGAGGGGCCAGGCAGCAGAGAATCATGCAAGCAGCACCACAAACAGCTCTGGAAAATGA